Genomic segment of Gilliamella apis:
GCTTTTCTTGTAACTTTTCGATCTGTTCAATCAATCTAGTCAGATAACGGAGTTTATAGATTTGATTAACTGCGTTTTGCCAATCTTGTTGGGACATATGTTGCAATAGCTGATGATAGACTTGTTTTTTTCGTTGCGAAATTTCGGAATGAAAATCATCTAACAGATCAACATTATTCTGATTTTCAATATCGTCCAATTTTTCACGCAAACTAAATTGTTCCATTAAGAAATCGGCATCATGAATAATATTTTGCTCTGTTGCCACATCAAAACCTTGCAAAGACAAAAAATATTCAGCCGCTTTTATCGGATTTTTCAGGGTCTGATAACCATCATTGATCATTGCTGATTTCTGAATAATGGCCATTTTTTCATTATCATTTGCATTGGCAAAGTTATCGGGATGATATTGACGTTGCAATTGTTGATAGTTGGCCGTTAACTGACCACTATCAATAGGTAATTGGATTGGTAATTGAAATAATTCAAAGTAATTAATCACAATTCATGTCCCATTAAACATTAAAACTTTCGCCACAACCACATTCATTGCTAGCGTTAGGGTTATTGAATTTAAAGCCTTCATTTAGACCTTCTTTGACAAAATCAAGCTCTGTTCCATCAATATAAACTAAGCTCTTTTTGTCAACGATAACTTTGACATCTTTATCTTCAAAAACACTATCATCATCATTAATAATATCAGCAAATTCTAATACATAAGCCATTCCAGAACAGCCAGAAGTTTTAACGCCTAACCGAAGCCCAACACCTTTACCTCTGTTAGCTAAAAAGGCCTGAACTCGATTTGCTGCGCTATCAGTTAATGTAATTGCCATTAACGTTGTCCTTTTTTGGTTTTATAATCATCAATTGCTGCTTTGATGGCGTCTTCAGCTAAAATTGAACAGTGAATTTTAACCGGAGGTAAAGCTAATTCTTTTGCTATATCAGTATTTTTTATTGCTTCAGCTTCATCTAATGATTTACCTTTAATCCATTCAGTCACTAATGAACTTGAGGCAATTGCACTACCGCAGCCATAAGTTTTAAATTTGGCATCTTCAATAATGCCATCATCATTAACTTTAATTTGTAATCGCATTACATCGCCACATGCTGGTGCACCAACCATACCACTTCCAACATTCGGATCATTTTGATCGAAAGAACCTACATTGCGAGGATTTTCATAATGATCGACGACTTTTTCACTGTATGCCATAATTTACTCCTAATTTTTAATGGGCTGACCATTTAATTTTTGTTAAATCAACACCATCTTTAAACATTTCCCAAAGCGGAGAAAGATCTCTTAATTTACCGATAGAATCTTTGATTAATTTGATTACATAATCTACTTCTTCTTCAGTACTAAATCGACCAAATGAAAATCTTATTGAACTATGGGCTAGTTCATCATTAAGTCCTAGCGCTCGTAATACATAAGATGGTTCTAAACTTGCAGAAGTACATGCTGAACCAGATGATACAGCTAAATCTTTCAGCGCCATCATGAGCGACTCACCTTCAATATAAGCAAAACTTACATTTAAAATGTTAGCCACACCATGCTCTAATGAACCATTAAGATAGACTTCTTCAATATCTTTTAATCCATTCCATAAACGAGTTTTTAGTGCTAAAAGACGTGGCATTTCTGTTGCCATCTCTTCTTTTGCTATACGGTATGCTTCACCCATACCCACAATTTGGTGTACCGGTAAAGTACCAGAACGCATACCGCGTTCATGTCCACCACCATGCATTTGGGCTTCAATACGCACGCGAGGTTTACGTCTAACATAAAGTCCACCAATGCCTTTTGGTCCATAGATCTTATGTCCAGAAAACGACATAAGATCGACTTTTAATTTGGTTAAGTCTATCGGTAATTTACCAACACTCTGGGTTGCATCAACATGAAATACAATACCTCTTTCACGACACATTTCACCGATTTTTTCGATATCCTGAATAACACCAGTTTCATTATTAACGTGCATAATTGATACAACAGTTGTGTCATTACGCATCGCCGCAGCCAGTTTATCAAGATCAAGAATACCATTTGATTCTGGTGCTAAATAAGTCACTTCATAACCTTCTCGTTCTAATTGACGACAAGTATCAAGCACTGCTTTATGTTCAGTTTTACAGGTAATAATATGTTTACCTTTAGCATAATTAAAATGAGCCGCACCTTTAATGGCTAAGTTATCTGCTTCTGTCGCACCTGAAGTAAATACAATTTCACGTGAATCGGCACCAATTAAGTCAGCAATTTGATTTCGTGCAATATCAACTGCTTCTTCTGCTTGCCAACCAAATTTATGTGAACGAGAAGCGGGATTACCAAAAACACCATCGGGTGTTAAATACTGTATCATTTTTTCAGCTACTCTTGGATCTACAGGCGTTGTTGCTGCATAATCCATATAAATAGGTAATTTCATTAATTACTCCCAATTACAAATTCTGTATTTTTAATTAATTCTGTTTTGATGAAGATGACTTTGTCGATTAGAGACGGCTTTCACTTCTTGATTATTAACCAATTCGCTTAAAGTGATGCTGGTCAAAAAATCATTGATTCGTTCACTTAAGTCATTCCATAAGCTATGGGTAAGGCATCTTACACCGTTTTGACATCCGGTATTACCGTGGCATTTAGTCGCATGAACAGTTTCATCAACAGCTTTTACAATTGAGCTAATCGCAATTTGCTCCATACTACGGCCAAGTACATAACCACCACCAGGACCTCTAACACTTGAAACTAAACCATTTTTACGCAATCGCGAAAACAGTTGTTCTAAATAAGATAATGAGATTTCCTGACGTTCTGAAATATCAGCAAGTGAAACAGGGCCTGATTCTGAATGCAGTGCTACATCTAACATAGCTGTCACTGCATATCGCCCTTTTGATGTCAATTTCATTAATCATTCCCCTATATTTAACAGTAAATATTTTATATATCCTTTATTTTTAGTCAAGTATTTAGTTGACTATTTTAGTGGGAATTAAGTTATCAGTTCTTCATCGACGAAATATAAGGGAATATGCTAATCTAATAAACTAATTTGATACAGGAGTT
This window contains:
- the hscB gene encoding co-chaperone HscB — encoded protein: MINYFELFQLPIQLPIDSGQLTANYQQLQRQYHPDNFANANDNEKMAIIQKSAMINDGYQTLKNPIKAAEYFLSLQGFDVATEQNIIHDADFLMEQFSLREKLDDIENQNNVDLLDDFHSEISQRKKQVYHQLLQHMSQQDWQNAVNQIYKLRYLTRLIEQIEKLQEKQFAL
- the iscA gene encoding iron-sulfur cluster assembly protein IscA, with amino-acid sequence MAITLTDSAANRVQAFLANRGKGVGLRLGVKTSGCSGMAYVLEFADIINDDDSVFEDKDVKVIVDKKSLVYIDGTELDFVKEGLNEGFKFNNPNASNECGCGESFNV
- the iscU gene encoding Fe-S cluster assembly scaffold IscU gives rise to the protein MAYSEKVVDHYENPRNVGSFDQNDPNVGSGMVGAPACGDVMRLQIKVNDDGIIEDAKFKTYGCGSAIASSSLVTEWIKGKSLDEAEAIKNTDIAKELALPPVKIHCSILAEDAIKAAIDDYKTKKGQR
- a CDS encoding IscS subfamily cysteine desulfurase, with translation MKLPIYMDYAATTPVDPRVAEKMIQYLTPDGVFGNPASRSHKFGWQAEEAVDIARNQIADLIGADSREIVFTSGATEADNLAIKGAAHFNYAKGKHIITCKTEHKAVLDTCRQLEREGYEVTYLAPESNGILDLDKLAAAMRNDTTVVSIMHVNNETGVIQDIEKIGEMCRERGIVFHVDATQSVGKLPIDLTKLKVDLMSFSGHKIYGPKGIGGLYVRRKPRVRIEAQMHGGGHERGMRSGTLPVHQIVGMGEAYRIAKEEMATEMPRLLALKTRLWNGLKDIEEVYLNGSLEHGVANILNVSFAYIEGESLMMALKDLAVSSGSACTSASLEPSYVLRALGLNDELAHSSIRFSFGRFSTEEEVDYVIKLIKDSIGKLRDLSPLWEMFKDGVDLTKIKWSAH
- the iscR gene encoding Fe-S cluster assembly transcriptional regulator IscR — encoded protein: MKLTSKGRYAVTAMLDVALHSESGPVSLADISERQEISLSYLEQLFSRLRKNGLVSSVRGPGGGYVLGRSMEQIAISSIVKAVDETVHATKCHGNTGCQNGVRCLTHSLWNDLSERINDFLTSITLSELVNNQEVKAVSNRQSHLHQNRIN